Proteins encoded together in one Miscanthus floridulus cultivar M001 chromosome 16, ASM1932011v1, whole genome shotgun sequence window:
- the LOC136509878 gene encoding putative disease resistance protein RGA3 has protein sequence MDSTEHFLLNRRWLFNLETEGWRYFLRMMSRHLCWSLLHVAVEIAGPLFSTLPLVTVTGHRPSTRSLIFPASIQPSICTSDYSALATQPSVLLPPPFTITMAQIDLMEVAEATAVESAILWLVQTILEALLPTGELDAWLQRVGLAGAIGALKYEVERMETVVNGVGGRAIGNKPLARSLARVKELMYDADDVVDELDYCRLQHQVERAMIAPAIDLDGMVGDGAEQVDASANTFGMLAPATEPEGMVGDGDRDREEQADASANNTGTLNNSGRKNRSEVRDYFQIIPSVNGEPAKAKCNCCGRELTWGHGTSALHKHLKSCNKKRSAIEETPNRPSVGDSVQNGATISTYDSEGRKRMRIEYNVAATTHFLKSIQEIVLELRRIRHDVIEYLKDSIARPDQYQINNSDTRVRTSSSLPGKVYGRDVEKAKIIKAIKAAKSDNITVLPIVGIPGVGKTALAKLVYNAPRVERKFERIWVWVSNIFDEVRVTREILDVVALANHEGSRKRESYEGVSNYSKLLEALKKHIACQSKKFLLVLDDVYDCMDNSQWKDLIDALGSSCRKGNVIIVTTRNLAIAKRLGTIKPVELRALGNNAFLQLFRACAFGDNQCKEHLDIGHQIATKLNGNPLAAENAADMLREQPGLHHWKSIMKNGVWESLQFREGIVTALKISYYQLPYNLQQCLLFCSIFPNGYLFHIDNLVQMWISSGFVKSVEAGQDYLNALVNSGFLEHVIIITDFITLGHKKYYVMCGVMHEFARLVSRAKFATMDGLECKEVLPTVRHFSILIDSMYHKDERGFILRNGKFEEKLMSMISSVRRLRTLILIGHYDSLFFRSFHTFMCSLVNCTHLRYLKLENKGSNEALLISLSNFYHLEVLDVGQPLIVDGTSDLVSMRNLILTKGASGACSPAWSACLQKIHLEDCKGWQIIPSLESLSSLTKLKLRNMTEVTELLIPSLEELVLIDMPKLETCFSNSVRDLNSSLRVQEIRRCWVLKAFILFESCENFEIEHMSWLPSVSELTIEDCPHLMVSNPLPPSSSLCKLSITKVSALPEMEGSSNGEYRIGSDDDYGDPSTIDFLDEKILSFHNLRTITRLQIVGCNNLLSISLEGLKQLVCLKRLEIWSCQTIFSSDVSSTHTHEYMTSTNFDASPSLECLSIRNCGITGQWLSVILQHVRALETLDLVRCEQITGLSNLPSAPCVSSQGNPDGASTRPCPNKLLRIPSNLIPSLKKMSIERCKLKFLGHKDCFCGFTSLEELRIVGCPELISSLVREDEIDDQANGRWLLPCSLGRLTIYDASVETLQPCFPGDLTRLKVLEVWENHALKSLQLHSCTALEELAIRYCKSLDALEGFQSLRGLRYFKVSGCPGLPRCLKSLSTQGYELFPRLERLRIDDPSFLTTPFCEHLTSLQCLQLVNEYEDNIDAAGLTCEQEAALQLLTSLQELQFDGYWELSDLPVGLHSLLSLKRLEISLCRSISRLPERGLPPSLEKLEVRHCSMELTEQCRMLATSKLNVKIDGNYVN, from the exons ATGGATTCCACCGAGCATTTTCTTCTTAATCGACGTTGGTTGTTCAATTTGGAAACCGAAGGTTGGAGATATTTTTTGCGGATGATGAGTAGACACTTGTGCTGGTCACTGCTCCACGTTGCAGTGGAAATCGCGGGCCCTCTTTTTTCCACGCTTCCGCTGGTGACTGTGACTGGGCATAGACCATCGACCCGCTCTCTCATCTTTCCAGCTTCCATCCAACCATCCATATGCACTTCTGACTACTCTGCTTTGGCTACGCAACCCTCAGTTTTGCTTCCTCCTCCGTTCACCATCACCATGGCTCAGATCGATCTGATGGAGGTGGCAGAGGCGACCGCTGTGGAGTCCGCGATTCTATGGCTGGTGCAAACTATCCTCGAAGCTCTTCTACCCACCGGCGAGCTCGACGCGTGGCTTCAACGAGTTGGCCTCGCTGGTGCCATCGGTGCACTCAAGTATGAGGTCGAGAGGATGGAGACGGTCGTCAACGGTGTCGGGGGCAGGGCGATCGGGAACAAGCCGCTTGCCCGCTCCCTCGCTCGTGTCAAGGAGCTCATGTATGACGCTGACGACGTCGTGGATGAGCTCGATTATTGTAGGCTCCAGCACCAGGTCGAAAGAG cTATGATTGCTCCTGCTATTGATCTGGACGgcatggttggagatggagcagaGCAAGTAGATGCATCGGCCAATACTTTTG GTATGCTTGCTCCTGCTACTGAACCGGAAGGCATGGTTGGAGATGGAGACAGAGATAGAGAAGAACAAGCAGATGCATCGGCCAACAATACTGGTACACTGAATAATAGCGGCCGCAAAAATCGATCCGAGGTGCGGGATTATTTTCAGATTATACCATCTGTTAACGGAGAGCCTGCAAAAGCGAAGTGCAATTGCTGCGGCAGAGAGCTTACATGGGGTCACGGGACATCAGCTTTGCACAAGCATCTCAAAAGTTGCAACAAAAAACGTTCAGCAATTGAAGAGACGCCGAACCGTCCAAG TGTCGGCGACAGTGTACAAAATGGTGCCACAATTTCGACCTATGATTCAGAGGGCAGAAAAAGAATGAGAATTGAGTACAATGTAGCTGCAACCACGCACTTTTTGAAAAGTATCCAGGAAATAGTTCTTGAGTTAAGAAGAATCCGACACGATGTGATTGAGTATCTCAAGGACTCTATTGCAAGGCCTGATCAGTATCAGATTAACAACTCAGATACACGAGTAAGAACATCAAGCTCTCTTCCTGGAAAGGTATATGGAAGGGATGTGGAGAAAGCCAAAATCATAAAGGCGATCAAAGCTGCTAAGTCGGACAACATTACTGTGCTACCTATTGTAGGCATTCCAGGAGTTGGGAAGACAGCTTTAGCTAAACTTGTATACAATGCACCACGTGTTGAAAGAAAATTTGAGCGGATATGGGTTTGGGTGTCCAACATCTTTGATGAAGTAAGAGTGACAAGGGAGATCTTAGACGTAGTTGCTCTAGCCAACCATGAAGGATCTCGCAAAAGAGAAAGCTATGAAGGAGTCAGCAACTACTCGAAACTTCTAGAGGCCTTAAAGAAACATATAGCATGTCAGTCCAAAAAGTTTCTACTTGTTCTAGATGATGTCTACGACTGCATGGATAATTCCCAATGGAAAGATCTAATAGATGCTTTGGGATCAAGTTGCAGAAAGGGTAATGTGATTATTGTGACAACTAGGAATTTGGCCATTGCAAAAAGGCTAGGTACAATCAAACCAGTTGAATTAAGAGCTCTAGGAAATAATGCTTTTTTGCAATTGTTTAGAGCTTGTGCATTTGGTGATAACCAATGCAAAGAACATCTAGATATCGGCCATCAAATAGCTACAAAGTTAAATGGCAACCCATTAGCAGCAGAAAATGCAGCGGACATGTTAAGAGAGCAGCCTGGTCTTCACCATTGGAAAAGCATCATGAAGAATGGTGTTTGGGAATCTCTGCAATTCCGTGAAGGCATCGTGACTGCTTTGAAGATTAGTTATTATCAGTTGCCATACAATTTACAACAATGTCTCTTGTTTTGTTCTATATTTCCGAATGGCTATTTGTTCCATATTGACAATTTGGTTCAAATGTGGATATCGTCGGGATTTGTAAAATCTGTTGAGGCAGGACAAGATTACCTCAATGCTCTGGTTAACTCAGGTTTCCTTGAGCATGTTATTATAATAACAGACTTCATTACACTTGGCCATAAAAAATACTATGTTATGTGTGGTGTGATGCATGAATTTGCAAGACTGGTTTCAAGGGCCAAGTTTGCAACTATGGATGGTTTAGAGTGCAAAGAAGTTCTACCAACTGTACGCCATTTTTCAATCCTAATTGATTCAATGTATCATAAAGATGAACGTGGGTTCATACTTCGTAATGGGAAGTTTGAAGAAAAGTTGATGAGTATGATTTCTTCAGTGAGAAGATTGAGGACATTGATCTTAATTGGGCATTATGACTCATTATTCTTCCGGTCCTTCCATACCTTCATGTGCAGTTTGGTAAATTGTACCCATCTTCGTTACCTAAAACTTGAGAACAAAGGGAGCAATGAAGCTTTGCTTATATCTCTGAGCAATTTTTACCATCTTGAAGTATTAGATGTTGGACAACCACTTATTGTTGATGGTACGAGTGATCTTGTCAGCATGAGGAATCTTATTCTAACAAAGGGAGCCTCCGGTGCTTGCTCCCCAGCATGGTCTGCTTGCTTGCAGAAGATCCATCTAGAGGATTGTAAAGGATGGCAAATAATCCCATCTCTAGAAAGTCTATCATCTCTTACAAAGTTGAAGTTAAGGAATATGACAGAAGTAACAGAGTTGCTAATTCCTTCGTTAGAGGAGCTGGTATTGATTGATATGCcaaagttggaaacatgtttctCCAATTCAGTGAGGGACTTGAACTCAAGTTTGAGGGTACAGGAGATCAGGAGATGCTGGGTACTGAAGGCCTTTATCCTCTTTGAGAGCTGTGAAAATTTTGAAATCGAGCACATGTCATGGTTGCCCAGTGTTAGCGAGCTTACCATCGAGGATTGTCCTCATTTAATGGTATCAAATCCTCTACCACCTTCAAGTAGCCTTTGTAAATTATCCATCACAAAAGTTTCCGCACTTCCAGAGATGGAGGGATCATCAAACGGGGAATACAGAATTGGATCTGATGATGATTATGGTGATCCATCTACCATTGATTTCCTTGATGAGAAAATTTTGTCATTCCACAACCTGAGGACCATAACTCGATTGCAAATAGTGGGCTGCAATAATCTGTTGTCTATTTCACTAGAAGGTTTGAAGCAACTCGTCTGCTTGAAGAGGTTGGAAATATGGTCTTGCCAAACAATTTTCTCTTCAGATGTGTCGTCAACACATACCCATGAATACATGACAAGCACAAATTTTGATGCCAGTCCATCTCTCGAGTGTCTCAGCATTAGAAATTGTGGAATAACTGGCCAGTGGTTATCTGTGATATTGCAACATGTGCGAGCCCTAGAGACATTGGATTTAGTGAGGTGTGAGCAGATAACAGGACTATCAAATCTCCCCTCGGCTCCATGTGTTTCATCACAGGGAAATCCAGATGGCGCATCGACAAGGCCATGTCCTAACAAACTCCTGCGGATTCCATCTAACCTCATACCCTCTCTCAAGAAGATGTCCATCGAACGTTGCAAGCTAAAGTTTCTGGGGCACAAGGACTGCTTCTGTGGATTCACCTCCCTTGAGGAGCTAAGAATTGTTGGTTGCCCCGAGCTGATATCGTCCTTGGTGCGTGAAGACGAAATCGATGACCAGGCAAACGGAAGATGGCTTCTCCCGTGTTCACTTGGCAGACTGACTATCTATGACGCTTCCGTAGAAACGCTGCAGCCCTGCTTTCCGGGAGATCTGACCCGCCTCAAAGTACTAGAAGTGTGGGAAAATCATGCATTGAAATCTCTACAGCTGCATTCCTGCACAGCACTGGAAGAGCTGGCAATTCGATATTGCAAATCGCTAGACGCACTAGAGGGCTTCCAATCCCTCCGCGGTCTCAGGTATTTCAAAGTATCCGGATGCCCAGGCTTACCTCGATGTTTGAAGAGTTTATCAACGCAGGGTTATGAGCTGTTCCCTCGATTGGAAAGGCTTCGGATCGACGACCCGTCTTTTCTTACCACGCCATTCTGCGAGCACCTCACCTCTCTCCAATGCCTACAGCTCGTGAACGAATATGAAGATAATATCGACGCGGCAGGACTAACATGCGAGCAAGAGGCAGCACTTCAGCTCCTCACGTCCCTGCAAGAGCTCCAATTTGATGGTTACTGGGAACTCTCGGATCTTCCTGTGGGTCTGCATAGCCTTCTCTCTCTCAAGCGGTTGGAGATCAGTCTTTGCCGGAGTATCTCAAGGCTGCCAGAAAGGGGCCTCCCACCTTCCCTGGAAAAACTGGAGGTCCGCCATTGCAGCATGGAGCTAACCGAGCAATGCAGAATGCTAGCGACAAGCAAGCTAAATGTAAAAATTGATGGGAATTATGTGAACTGA